A single Chanos chanos chromosome 8, fChaCha1.1, whole genome shotgun sequence DNA region contains:
- the oscp1b gene encoding protein OSCP1 isoform X1: protein MSSRTLPLLFINLGGEMLYILDQRLRAQNIPADKAKKADWLEEDRKRVMNDIITTMFNKKFLEELFKPQELYSKKALRTVFDRLAHASIMRLNQASMDKLYDLMTMAFKYQVLLCPRPKDILLVSFNHMDAIKDFVRDTPSILSQVDETYRQLIEIYTPLSAGEFQLIRQTLLIFFQDMHIRVSIFLKDKVQNSNGRFVLPTSGPVPCGTQIPGLIRMFSCTGEEVKRAQFRNGGNYTSALREGSFEMFGERVIKLGTNMYSVSRPVETHMSGTSKNSAQHTKVNTAPNPLAKEELNLLAKLMGGLEVQRPSNTDSGFRVNLFATDEEEEEALISRPEEFSYEVINIQATKDKQASAELQKIMGEFQEAGEPAPSSSSKGDDLLAMMDGL, encoded by the exons ATGTCGTCGAGAACGTTACCTCTGCTTTTCATAAATCTTGGTGGAGAAATGCTGTACATCCTGGATCAACGCCTACGAGCTCAGAATATCCCAGCCGACAAGGCTAAGAAAG CTGATTGGCtagaggaggacagaaaaagag TTATGAATGATATCATCACCACCATGTTCAATAAGAAGTTTCTGGAGGAGTTGTTCAAGCCACAAGAACTGTACTCCAAGAAGGCCTTGAGGACTGTATTTGATCGCCTTGCTCATGCCTCAATCATGAGACTCAACCAAGCTAGTATGGACAAG CTGTATGATCTGATGACCATGGCTTTCAAGTATCAAGTCCTGCTGTGCCCTCGACCTAAGGACATTCTCCTTGTGTCCTTTAACCACATGGATGCAATCAAGGACTTTGTAAGAGATACCCCCAGCATTCTCAGCCAAGTGGATGAAACCTACAGACAACTCATAGAG ATATACACGCCCTTATCTGCGGGTGAATTTCAACTCATTAGACAAACACTCCTCATCTTTTTTCAAGATATGCACATAAGG GTGTCCATTTTTCTGAAAGATAAAGTACAGAATTCCAACGGACGATTTGTCCTTCCCACGTCTGGTCCTGTTCCATGCGGGACCCAAATCCCTGGACTTATTAG AATGTTCAGTTGTACTGGTGAGGAAGTGAAGAGAGCACAGTTTCGTAACGGAGGAAACTACACCAGTGCTCTCAGAGAGGGTTCCTTTGAGATGTTTGGTGAGAGAGTCATCAAACTGGGCACAAACAT GTACAGCGTGAGCCGGCCAGTTGAGACACACATGTCAGGGACCTCTAAGAACTCTGCACAGCACACCAag GTAAACACGGCGCCAAATCCCCTTGCCAAAGAGGAGCTTAACTTGCTTGCAAAGCTCATGGGAGGTTTGGAGGTCCAGAGGCCAAGCAACACAGACTCTGGTTTCCGTGTTAACCTTTTCGCCACGGACGAGGAGGAAGA AGAAGCTTTAATCTCAAGACCAGAGGAGTTCTCCTATGAGGTGATCAATATCCAGGCAACCAAG GACAAACAGGCCAGTGCTGAGCTCCAAAAGATCATGGGAGAGTTCCAAGAGGCTGGGGAACCTGCTCCAAGCTCTAGCAGCAAAGGCGATGACCTTTTGGCTATGATGGATGGCCTGTGA
- the oscp1b gene encoding protein OSCP1 isoform X2, giving the protein MSSRTLPLLFINLGGEMLYILDQRLRAQNIPADKAKKVMNDIITTMFNKKFLEELFKPQELYSKKALRTVFDRLAHASIMRLNQASMDKLYDLMTMAFKYQVLLCPRPKDILLVSFNHMDAIKDFVRDTPSILSQVDETYRQLIEIYTPLSAGEFQLIRQTLLIFFQDMHIRVSIFLKDKVQNSNGRFVLPTSGPVPCGTQIPGLIRMFSCTGEEVKRAQFRNGGNYTSALREGSFEMFGERVIKLGTNMYSVSRPVETHMSGTSKNSAQHTKVNTAPNPLAKEELNLLAKLMGGLEVQRPSNTDSGFRVNLFATDEEEEEALISRPEEFSYEVINIQATKDKQASAELQKIMGEFQEAGEPAPSSSSKGDDLLAMMDGL; this is encoded by the exons ATGTCGTCGAGAACGTTACCTCTGCTTTTCATAAATCTTGGTGGAGAAATGCTGTACATCCTGGATCAACGCCTACGAGCTCAGAATATCCCAGCCGACAAGGCTAAGAAAG TTATGAATGATATCATCACCACCATGTTCAATAAGAAGTTTCTGGAGGAGTTGTTCAAGCCACAAGAACTGTACTCCAAGAAGGCCTTGAGGACTGTATTTGATCGCCTTGCTCATGCCTCAATCATGAGACTCAACCAAGCTAGTATGGACAAG CTGTATGATCTGATGACCATGGCTTTCAAGTATCAAGTCCTGCTGTGCCCTCGACCTAAGGACATTCTCCTTGTGTCCTTTAACCACATGGATGCAATCAAGGACTTTGTAAGAGATACCCCCAGCATTCTCAGCCAAGTGGATGAAACCTACAGACAACTCATAGAG ATATACACGCCCTTATCTGCGGGTGAATTTCAACTCATTAGACAAACACTCCTCATCTTTTTTCAAGATATGCACATAAGG GTGTCCATTTTTCTGAAAGATAAAGTACAGAATTCCAACGGACGATTTGTCCTTCCCACGTCTGGTCCTGTTCCATGCGGGACCCAAATCCCTGGACTTATTAG AATGTTCAGTTGTACTGGTGAGGAAGTGAAGAGAGCACAGTTTCGTAACGGAGGAAACTACACCAGTGCTCTCAGAGAGGGTTCCTTTGAGATGTTTGGTGAGAGAGTCATCAAACTGGGCACAAACAT GTACAGCGTGAGCCGGCCAGTTGAGACACACATGTCAGGGACCTCTAAGAACTCTGCACAGCACACCAag GTAAACACGGCGCCAAATCCCCTTGCCAAAGAGGAGCTTAACTTGCTTGCAAAGCTCATGGGAGGTTTGGAGGTCCAGAGGCCAAGCAACACAGACTCTGGTTTCCGTGTTAACCTTTTCGCCACGGACGAGGAGGAAGA AGAAGCTTTAATCTCAAGACCAGAGGAGTTCTCCTATGAGGTGATCAATATCCAGGCAACCAAG GACAAACAGGCCAGTGCTGAGCTCCAAAAGATCATGGGAGAGTTCCAAGAGGCTGGGGAACCTGCTCCAAGCTCTAGCAGCAAAGGCGATGACCTTTTGGCTATGATGGATGGCCTGTGA